Proteins encoded by one window of Desulfallas thermosapovorans DSM 6562:
- the fapR gene encoding transcription factor FapR translates to MVKSDRHELLTRYINGNPFLTDDDLAQLLGVSIQTVRLDRAELAIPEMRERVKKMARGAYQNLRAIEDHEVVGELVNLDIGHQGLSILLVNEEMTLRKTRVLDGQYLFAQANSLALALIDTEVALTGTSKVSFKRPVFRGEKVVARAVITRKKGNKYMVRVSSHVQDELVFQGKFLVFDLSEEVNRLENSY, encoded by the coding sequence ATGGTAAAGTCAGACAGGCACGAATTACTGACAAGATATATAAACGGTAACCCCTTTTTAACAGATGATGATTTAGCGCAGTTGCTGGGGGTAAGCATTCAAACCGTCAGGCTGGACAGGGCGGAACTTGCTATTCCCGAAATGAGGGAACGCGTAAAAAAAATGGCCCGGGGAGCCTACCAGAACCTGAGGGCTATTGAAGACCATGAGGTAGTTGGTGAACTGGTCAATTTGGATATAGGGCATCAGGGTTTGTCAATATTACTGGTTAATGAGGAAATGACACTGCGCAAAACCAGAGTGCTGGACGGACAATATCTATTCGCCCAGGCTAATTCACTGGCATTAGCCCTTATTGATACCGAAGTGGCCCTTACCGGCACCTCTAAAGTCAGTTTTAAAAGGCCGGTTTTCCGGGGTGAAAAAGTGGTGGCCCGGGCGGTTATCACACGAAAAAAAGGCAATAAATATATGGTAAGGGTTAGTTCCCATGTTCAGGATGAATTGGTATTTCAGGGGAAATTTCTAGTGTTTGACCTATCCGAGGAGGTAAACCGGCTTGAAAATAGCTATTGA
- the plsX gene encoding phosphate acyltransferase PlsX gives MKIAIDAMGGDYAPKEIVRGAWEACRETGQQVILVGNRNILENELDQLGGNHAGLEIAHAEEVIAMDEAPAVAVRRKKNSSLVLAAELVRDGHAGALVAAGSTGATMAAALLRWGRIPGIARPAVAGVLPTERGVTILLDVGANVDCKPRHLVQFAIMGSLYANKILGIQCPRVGLLNVGEESTKGNELTQETYPLLQKAPVHFYGNVEGRDIFKGTVDVVVCDGFTGNVVLKTGEGLADVLMNMIGQAIQQSSLAKIGATLTLPALKKLGKKLNYSEYGGAPLLGINGVAIVCHGSSKALAIKNAVYRARESVENGLISAISDSLKNTSLHKVGCADGN, from the coding sequence TTGAAAATAGCTATTGATGCTATGGGTGGCGATTACGCGCCAAAGGAGATAGTGCGGGGTGCCTGGGAAGCTTGCCGGGAAACAGGGCAGCAGGTTATTCTGGTGGGCAACCGCAACATTCTGGAAAACGAACTGGATCAACTGGGTGGAAACCATGCCGGTTTGGAAATAGCGCACGCTGAAGAGGTTATTGCCATGGATGAGGCACCGGCCGTGGCCGTGCGGCGCAAAAAAAACTCCTCGCTGGTACTGGCCGCAGAGTTGGTTCGGGATGGCCATGCAGGTGCCCTGGTTGCCGCCGGCAGTACCGGTGCCACCATGGCTGCTGCACTGCTGCGGTGGGGGCGCATACCCGGCATTGCCCGGCCGGCTGTGGCTGGAGTGTTGCCCACGGAGCGCGGTGTTACCATATTGTTGGACGTAGGGGCTAATGTGGATTGCAAACCCAGGCATTTGGTGCAATTCGCCATTATGGGATCCTTATATGCCAATAAGATTTTAGGTATCCAGTGCCCCCGGGTGGGTTTGTTGAACGTGGGCGAGGAAAGTACCAAGGGTAATGAGTTGACCCAGGAAACTTATCCACTACTGCAAAAGGCGCCGGTGCATTTTTACGGTAATGTAGAAGGACGGGATATTTTTAAAGGTACCGTTGATGTGGTAGTATGCGATGGATTTACAGGCAATGTGGTTTTAAAAACCGGCGAGGGACTGGCTGACGTTTTAATGAACATGATTGGCCAGGCCATACAACAAAGTAGTCTGGCTAAAATTGGGGCTACCTTGACTTTACCCGCGTTAAAAAAGTTAGGTAAAAAATTAAATTACTCCGAATACGGTGGTGCGCCGTTGCTTGGTATTAACGGGGTGGCCATTGTTTGCCATGGTAGTTCCAAAGCGCTGGCTATTAAAAATGCGGTTTATCGTGCCCGGGAATCCGTGGAAAACGGGCTGATCAGCGCCATCAGCGACAGCCTTAAAAATACTTCTCTGCACAAGGTGGGATGTGCCGATGGCAATTGA
- a CDS encoding beta-ketoacyl-ACP synthase III, whose product MAIEKIRAGIVGVGTYAPERVITNKELEQTLDTSDEWIFSRTGIRERRVVAEGEATSDQALIASRRALEDAGVHPEELDLIITATNTPDMIFPATGCLLQDRLGASRAGAFDLLAGCTGFIYGVIVGAQFISAGTANTVLVTGAETLSRVLDWEDRNTCVLFGDGAGAVVLRRVPDDRGIISTVLGSDGSGGRFLYQPAGGSRNPASAETVAQNLHYLHMNGREVFKFAVRAMEEGAQEVLRRAGMTGDEVDFLIPHQANIRIIEHAAKRMKLPMERVAVNVDRYGNTSTASVPLALEESLTSGKIKDGDNVIMIGFGAGLTWAGLMIKWYDYKKQG is encoded by the coding sequence ATGGCAATTGAAAAAATCCGCGCTGGTATTGTAGGTGTAGGTACTTATGCGCCCGAGCGGGTAATAACCAATAAGGAATTGGAACAAACACTGGACACAAGTGATGAATGGATATTTTCCCGGACAGGTATCCGCGAAAGGCGGGTGGTGGCCGAGGGTGAGGCTACTTCAGACCAGGCACTGATTGCTTCCCGCAGGGCATTGGAGGACGCCGGTGTGCATCCGGAGGAGCTGGATCTTATCATAACGGCCACCAATACCCCGGATATGATTTTCCCTGCTACGGGCTGCCTGCTGCAGGACCGGCTGGGTGCGTCCCGGGCCGGAGCTTTTGATTTGCTGGCGGGCTGTACCGGGTTTATATATGGTGTCATCGTGGGGGCGCAGTTTATTTCGGCCGGTACGGCCAATACCGTTTTGGTAACCGGTGCGGAAACACTATCACGGGTGCTTGACTGGGAAGATCGCAATACTTGTGTGCTTTTTGGCGATGGTGCCGGGGCTGTGGTGCTGCGCCGGGTGCCGGACGACCGGGGTATTATATCCACGGTACTGGGCTCCGACGGCAGCGGGGGTCGCTTTCTTTATCAGCCCGCGGGCGGATCCCGCAACCCGGCCAGTGCCGAGACTGTGGCACAAAATTTACATTATTTGCATATGAATGGCCGGGAAGTTTTTAAATTTGCGGTGCGGGCCATGGAGGAAGGTGCTCAAGAGGTGCTGCGCCGGGCCGGGATGACCGGTGACGAGGTGGATTTTTTAATACCTCACCAGGCCAATATTCGTATCATAGAACACGCCGCCAAAAGAATGAAGCTGCCCATGGAAAGGGTGGCCGTTAACGTGGATCGTTATGGCAATACTTCCACAGCATCGGTGCCGCTGGCCTTGGAAGAATCATTAACAAGCGGTAAGATAAAAGACGGGGATAATGTAATTATGATTGGTTTTGGTGCCGGATTGACCTGGGCCGGCCTGATGATTAAGTGGTACGATTATAAAAAGCAGGGGTAG
- the fabK gene encoding enoyl-[acyl-carrier-protein] reductase FabK, whose product MRTRICDLLGIDYPVLQGGMAWVSTAELVAAVSEAGGLGIIGSGQAPPQWVREQVHRVKELTGKPFGVNVMLLSPHAEEIIRLLVEERVAVVTTGAGNPGKYLNLLHDAGIKVIPVVSSVALAKRLVRSGVDALIAEGMESGGHVGELTTMALVPQVVDAVDVPVIAAGGICDGRGMAAALMLGAEGVQMGTRFICALECTVHERVKDMVIKARDRDTIVTGRPTGHPVRVLKNKLAKKFLELEDRCAPGEEFEKLGVGRLKQAMVDGDTDMGSVMAGQVAAMVRQVQPAREIINDVVTGAENIIRHIRCRVVD is encoded by the coding sequence ATTAGAACACGCATATGCGATTTGCTGGGTATAGATTATCCGGTGCTGCAGGGGGGAATGGCTTGGGTGTCCACCGCTGAGCTGGTTGCTGCTGTGAGCGAGGCCGGTGGGTTGGGTATCATTGGCTCGGGCCAGGCCCCGCCCCAGTGGGTACGGGAGCAGGTGCACAGGGTCAAGGAGTTGACCGGTAAACCATTTGGCGTTAACGTGATGTTGCTATCACCCCACGCTGAAGAAATTATTCGGTTGTTGGTGGAGGAAAGGGTGGCAGTGGTTACCACCGGAGCGGGTAACCCCGGTAAATATTTGAATTTGCTGCATGACGCCGGTATTAAAGTGATCCCCGTGGTATCGTCGGTGGCCTTGGCCAAAAGGCTTGTCCGCTCCGGCGTGGACGCGCTGATTGCCGAGGGTATGGAGTCCGGTGGACATGTAGGGGAGCTTACCACCATGGCTCTGGTGCCCCAGGTGGTTGATGCAGTGGATGTTCCGGTGATCGCCGCCGGTGGTATCTGCGACGGCCGGGGAATGGCTGCGGCCCTCATGCTGGGGGCTGAAGGTGTGCAGATGGGCACTCGCTTTATTTGTGCCCTTGAATGTACCGTCCATGAACGGGTTAAGGATATGGTTATCAAGGCCCGGGACCGGGATACTATTGTTACCGGGCGTCCCACCGGCCATCCCGTCAGGGTACTCAAGAACAAACTGGCTAAAAAGTTTTTGGAACTGGAAGATCGCTGTGCCCCTGGTGAGGAATTTGAAAAGCTGGGCGTGGGGCGTTTAAAACAAGCCATGGTGGATGGCGATACAGATATGGGTTCGGTGATGGCCGGTCAGGTAGCCGCCATGGTGCGGCAGGTGCAACCCGCCCGGGAAATTATTAATGATGTAGTAACCGGTGCGGAAAATATTATTCGTCATATTCGCTGCAGGGTGGTGGATTAA
- the fabD gene encoding ACP S-malonyltransferase, with the protein MLAFIFPGQGSQFVGMGKHLYDKYDFIREIFDTADRALGFALTELIFEGPADELQKTVNAQPAILTASIAMYQLIKRAGIRPGATAGHSLGEYSALVAAEALDFSDAVRLVRMRGRFMQEAVPLGQGGMMAVLGLTSEEVEEGCRRASGAGIVEAANFNCPGQVVVAGEMPALKKAQEVFKSMGARRSILLKVSAPFHSSMMTPAGERLVAELARVEIRDPAIPVVANINADYVTTGEQVRDALIRQVSGPVMWEQSMRRLMADGYNMFVEVGPGQVLTGLLKKIDKQSRFINFDGEGEPERVIARLKEAV; encoded by the coding sequence ATGCTAGCCTTTATTTTCCCCGGCCAGGGCTCACAGTTTGTGGGCATGGGTAAGCACTTATACGATAAATATGATTTTATCCGTGAAATATTTGATACAGCCGACCGTGCGTTGGGTTTTGCCCTTACTGAACTGATTTTTGAAGGCCCGGCGGATGAACTGCAAAAAACAGTTAATGCCCAGCCCGCCATACTTACCGCCAGTATAGCCATGTACCAGCTTATTAAAAGGGCCGGAATTCGCCCCGGGGCAACGGCGGGGCATAGTTTGGGCGAGTATTCCGCACTGGTGGCGGCCGAAGCTCTTGATTTCAGCGACGCGGTACGACTGGTGCGGATGCGCGGGCGGTTTATGCAGGAGGCGGTACCCCTTGGCCAGGGTGGCATGATGGCCGTGCTGGGTTTGACTTCCGAGGAAGTGGAGGAAGGCTGCCGCCGGGCCTCTGGTGCCGGCATTGTGGAAGCGGCCAATTTCAACTGCCCGGGTCAAGTGGTGGTGGCCGGTGAAATGCCCGCCCTGAAAAAAGCCCAGGAGGTATTTAAGAGCATGGGCGCACGGCGTTCAATCTTGTTAAAGGTCAGCGCTCCCTTCCATAGCAGTATGATGACCCCCGCCGGTGAACGGCTGGTGGCCGAGCTGGCCCGGGTGGAAATCAGGGATCCGGCCATACCGGTGGTGGCCAATATTAACGCTGATTATGTAACCACCGGGGAACAGGTGCGGGATGCGTTAATCAGGCAGGTATCCGGCCCGGTGATGTGGGAACAAAGCATGCGCCGGCTCATGGCCGATGGATATAATATGTTTGTGGAAGTGGGGCCGGGGCAGGTACTCACCGGGTTACTTAAAAAGATAGACAAGCAAAGCCGGTTCATTAATTTTGACGGTGAGGGGGAACCGGAACGGGTTATTGCCCGTTTGAAGGAGGCGGTATAA
- the fabG gene encoding 3-oxoacyl-ACP reductase FabG, giving the protein MDLGGKVAVVTGASRGIGRAVALALAERGCHVVVNYAGNTGAAEETASRVRGLGVRALVIKTDVADQEQVNAMMKQVLQEFGRIDILVNNAGITRDNLLPRLQEQDWDAVLNTNLKGAYHCARAVLRPMLKARWGRIINISSVVALSGNPGQTNYAAAKAGLIGFTKSLAREIGSRNITVNAVAPGYIATDMTAGLTEENKSQMLNSIPLGRLGTPEDVAAAVAFLAGDGAGYITGQVLVVDGGMAM; this is encoded by the coding sequence ATGGATCTTGGCGGTAAAGTGGCCGTGGTCACCGGGGCTTCCCGTGGTATAGGACGGGCTGTAGCCCTAGCCCTGGCTGAGCGGGGTTGTCATGTGGTGGTTAACTACGCCGGCAACACCGGCGCAGCCGAGGAAACGGCATCCCGGGTGCGCGGGCTAGGGGTCCGGGCGCTGGTAATAAAGACCGATGTGGCCGACCAGGAACAGGTAAACGCCATGATGAAGCAGGTGCTACAGGAGTTCGGGCGTATTGATATACTGGTCAACAATGCGGGCATAACCCGTGATAATCTACTGCCGCGCTTACAGGAACAAGACTGGGATGCAGTGCTAAACACCAATTTAAAGGGAGCCTACCACTGTGCCAGGGCGGTGTTGCGTCCAATGCTCAAGGCACGCTGGGGGCGCATTATCAACATCAGTTCCGTGGTGGCGTTATCCGGTAACCCGGGGCAGACCAATTATGCAGCCGCCAAGGCGGGCCTGATTGGTTTTACCAAATCGCTGGCCCGGGAAATCGGTTCCCGCAATATTACTGTAAATGCCGTAGCACCGGGGTATATTGCCACGGATATGACCGCCGGTTTAACTGAGGAAAACAAGTCCCAGATGCTAAATAGTATACCGCTGGGCCGGTTGGGCACCCCTGAAGATGTGGCCGCTGCAGTGGCCTTTCTGGCCGGGGACGGGGCCGGTTATATAACAGGGCAGGTTCTTGTGGTAGACGGCGGCATGGCTATGTAA
- the acpP gene encoding acyl carrier protein translates to MGGGETVADIFEKVKEIIVEQLGVEPEDVKPEASFVDDLGADSLDIVELVMALEETFDLQIPDEDAEKIRKVGEAVQYIKDHQ, encoded by the coding sequence ATGGGAGGGGGTGAAACTGTGGCTGATATATTTGAAAAGGTAAAGGAAATAATAGTTGAACAACTGGGGGTAGAACCTGAGGATGTTAAACCAGAGGCTTCCTTTGTAGATGACCTGGGGGCGGACTCTCTGGATATTGTAGAACTGGTCATGGCTTTGGAGGAAACATTTGATTTGCAGATCCCCGATGAAGATGCGGAAAAAATCCGCAAGGTGGGAGAAGCCGTGCAATACATTAAGGATCATCAATAA
- the fabF gene encoding beta-ketoacyl-ACP synthase II translates to MFKRVVITGIGAVTPVGNNLDEFWNNLTGGVSGVGTISRFDTTGYSSKIAAEVKNFNPTDFIDRKEARRMDRFTHYALAATAMAVENAGLDVSKINGDRAGVILGSGVGGIETLEEQHRVLAERGPGRVSPFFIPMMISNMASGRIAINYGLRGCNVTTTSACASSANALGDAFKVIQHGQADIMISGGTEAPITPLAVAGFCSMKALSTRNDDPAGASRPFDTGRDGFVIAEGAVILVLEEMEHALARGAEILAEITGYGASCDAYHITAPDPVGTGAVLSMRLALDDAGLAPEEVDYINAHGTSTSLGDKLETLAIKEVFGIHAKNLAVSSTKSMTGHLLGAAGGLETAVCVLAIKKSVIPPTINLTHPDPDCDLDYVPNVARRADVAVALTNSFGFGGHNATLVIERFVAERNK, encoded by the coding sequence TTGTTTAAAAGAGTCGTAATTACCGGAATCGGGGCGGTTACCCCGGTGGGAAACAATCTGGATGAATTCTGGAACAATCTCACCGGCGGTGTCAGTGGTGTAGGAACCATTTCCCGGTTTGATACAACAGGATACAGCAGTAAAATTGCGGCCGAAGTGAAAAATTTCAACCCCACGGACTTTATTGACCGCAAAGAGGCCCGCCGGATGGACCGTTTTACCCACTATGCCCTGGCAGCCACCGCCATGGCCGTGGAAAACGCGGGGCTTGACGTGAGTAAAATAAATGGTGACCGGGCCGGGGTTATTTTGGGTTCCGGCGTGGGAGGCATTGAAACACTGGAAGAACAGCACCGGGTGCTGGCGGAGCGTGGCCCGGGCCGGGTGAGTCCTTTTTTTATACCGATGATGATTTCCAACATGGCCTCGGGTCGTATAGCCATTAATTACGGTTTGCGTGGCTGCAATGTAACCACCACCAGCGCCTGCGCATCCAGTGCCAATGCCCTGGGAGATGCCTTTAAAGTGATCCAGCACGGCCAGGCTGATATAATGATCAGCGGGGGGACCGAGGCACCCATTACACCGCTGGCCGTGGCGGGCTTTTGTTCCATGAAAGCCCTGTCCACCCGCAATGACGATCCCGCCGGGGCCAGCCGTCCCTTTGATACTGGCCGTGACGGTTTTGTAATTGCCGAAGGTGCGGTAATACTGGTATTGGAGGAAATGGAACATGCACTGGCCCGGGGTGCCGAAATACTGGCTGAGATTACCGGGTATGGTGCCTCCTGTGACGCCTATCATATTACCGCTCCTGACCCGGTGGGCACCGGAGCTGTGCTGTCCATGCGTTTGGCTCTGGATGATGCCGGCCTGGCCCCGGAAGAGGTGGATTATATTAATGCTCACGGCACTTCCACTTCGCTGGGCGATAAATTGGAGACCCTGGCTATTAAAGAGGTTTTCGGCATACATGCCAAAAACCTGGCGGTCAGTTCCACCAAGTCAATGACGGGGCATTTGCTGGGGGCGGCAGGCGGTTTGGAAACTGCGGTTTGTGTGCTGGCTATTAAAAAGAGCGTGATTCCTCCCACTATTAACCTGACCCACCCTGATCCGGATTGCGATCTGGATTATGTGCCCAACGTCGCCCGCCGGGCTGATGTTGCGGTGGCATTAACCAATTCATTTGGTTTTGGCGGGCATAATGCCACGCTGGTTATAGAAAGGTTTGTGGCGGAAAGGAACAAATAA
- the rnc gene encoding ribonuclease III yields MERFSDIIDDLQRKVHFVWRNPELLRLALVHSSFTYENKGRAEQNNERLEFLGDAVLELIISDYYYHLFPHKTEGELTKMRALTVCEPSLAAVASRLELGRYLFMGRGEERSGGRERPSLLADAFEALLGSVYLDAGLDEARRVALQQLADIIEEVKSGQSMRDYKTDLQEILQRKSADPIHYLIIDEQGPDHDKIFTAAVEYRGKRLGWGRGRQKKEAEQQAAKMALEKYAREI; encoded by the coding sequence ATGGAGCGTTTTAGCGACATAATTGATGATTTACAAAGGAAGGTGCACTTCGTTTGGCGTAACCCTGAGCTGTTGCGCCTGGCGCTGGTGCACAGCTCTTTTACATATGAAAACAAAGGCCGGGCGGAGCAAAACAATGAGCGATTGGAGTTTCTGGGTGACGCTGTATTGGAATTAATTATCAGCGATTACTACTATCACCTGTTTCCCCATAAGACGGAGGGTGAGCTCACCAAAATGCGTGCATTAACGGTATGCGAACCATCCCTGGCTGCGGTGGCCAGCCGGCTGGAACTGGGCCGGTATTTGTTTATGGGGCGGGGTGAGGAGCGCTCCGGTGGGCGGGAAAGGCCTTCCTTACTGGCGGATGCCTTTGAAGCCCTGCTGGGTTCGGTGTACCTGGATGCCGGTTTGGATGAGGCCCGCCGGGTGGCGTTGCAGCAGCTGGCCGACATTATCGAAGAGGTCAAATCAGGTCAGTCAATGCGTGATTATAAAACCGATTTGCAGGAAATATTACAGCGGAAAAGTGCTGACCCCATCCATTACCTTATTATTGATGAACAAGGCCCTGATCATGATAAAATATTTACGGCGGCGGTGGAATACCGGGGTAAAAGATTGGGCTGGGGGCGGGGCCGGCAAAAAAAAGAAGCGGAACAGCAAGCGGCCAAGATGGCGCTGGAAAAATATGCACGCGAAATATAG
- the ftsY gene encoding signal recognition particle-docking protein FtsY, with protein sequence MGFFSKLKESLSKTRKNFVEKIDSIVTGRKIIDEELYEELEEALIQADVGIDAALELVENLRGEVKKRRIGDPEELKAVLKELIQEILGEETAAININSEQPAVIMVVGVNGVGKTTTIGKLARYYKEQGKSVLLSAADTFRAAAIDQLEIWGNRVGVAVIKHSEGSDPAAVAFDSLQAARARKIDVLIVDTAGRLHTKSNLMEELKKVHRVLGREMPGAPHEVLLVLDATTGQNAISQARLFKEAVGVTGVALTKLDGTAKGGVVIAIKQGLDIPIKMIGVGEGIDDLRPFNAREFADALFETGNQAAERVS encoded by the coding sequence ATGGGTTTTTTTAGTAAGTTAAAGGAGAGCCTGAGCAAAACTAGAAAGAATTTTGTAGAAAAAATAGATTCCATAGTCACCGGCCGTAAAATTATTGATGAAGAACTTTATGAAGAGCTGGAAGAGGCACTGATCCAGGCTGACGTGGGCATTGACGCCGCACTGGAACTGGTGGAAAATCTACGTGGTGAAGTGAAAAAACGCCGGATCGGTGACCCGGAAGAATTAAAGGCTGTACTTAAGGAATTGATCCAGGAAATTTTGGGCGAAGAAACGGCTGCCATAAATATAAATAGCGAACAGCCTGCGGTAATTATGGTGGTGGGGGTCAATGGTGTGGGCAAGACTACCACCATTGGCAAACTTGCCCGCTATTACAAGGAACAAGGTAAAAGTGTGCTATTAAGCGCTGCGGACACTTTCCGGGCGGCGGCCATTGACCAGTTGGAGATATGGGGCAACCGGGTGGGAGTGGCGGTGATCAAACACTCCGAGGGTTCCGATCCCGCCGCTGTAGCCTTTGATTCACTCCAGGCCGCCCGGGCCAGAAAAATTGATGTGCTTATCGTGGATACTGCAGGCCGGCTGCACACCAAAAGCAACTTAATGGAGGAATTGAAAAAGGTGCACCGGGTGCTGGGACGGGAAATGCCCGGCGCTCCTCACGAGGTACTGCTGGTGCTGGATGCCACCACAGGGCAAAATGCCATCAGCCAGGCTCGTCTTTTTAAAGAGGCGGTGGGGGTGACCGGGGTGGCCCTGACCAAATTGGACGGTACCGCCAAGGGCGGGGTGGTAATTGCCATTAAACAGGGTTTGGATATACCCATCAAGATGATTGGTGTGGGCGAGGGTATAGATGATTTGCGTCCCTTTAACGCCCGGGAATTTGCCGACGCTTTGTTTGAAACGGGAAATCAGGCGGCGGAGCGGGTGAGCTGA
- a CDS encoding two-component system sensor histidine kinase NtrB produces the protein MVALAEGWLDLAVNHLPAGILMINREGRICVMNQVLSRMTGLKNDVLGRSLHTVSKHQGHGINKLLQTIHTGIEFQGLNPETVLPVTGPFECTVNTYLVKEKNGATAGAMAVFIPVGRQQELENAVIKAEKLAILGQMAAGMVHEIRNPLTIISGFMQLLQNHLKGTSKEKYISLSLAELNRVNNLLTEFLQLSKPGYSKRIPCCISKIINDVVMLMESEIFRRNLEINLDITNDLPAISGDSDQLKQVFLNILKNALEALPNGGKIFLHTSQSKHEDYVKVVIKDTGVGMDEQTIASIFDPFFTTKEKGTGLGMFIIKKVIDNHGGHLDIQSKPGNDTTVTVLLPTS, from the coding sequence ATGGTAGCATTGGCGGAGGGTTGGCTAGATTTAGCTGTGAATCATTTACCCGCAGGGATACTGATGATTAACCGGGAGGGCCGCATCTGTGTAATGAACCAGGTACTGTCCAGAATGACCGGGTTAAAAAACGATGTTCTGGGCAGGTCACTGCATACTGTTTCCAAGCACCAGGGGCACGGCATCAATAAGTTATTGCAAACAATCCATACCGGCATTGAATTTCAAGGACTTAACCCCGAAACTGTACTGCCCGTAACAGGTCCCTTTGAATGCACAGTAAATACTTACTTGGTTAAGGAAAAAAACGGTGCCACCGCAGGAGCCATGGCTGTATTTATCCCTGTTGGTAGACAGCAGGAATTGGAGAACGCAGTTATCAAAGCTGAAAAGCTTGCTATCTTGGGACAAATGGCGGCTGGAATGGTGCACGAAATTCGCAATCCTCTTACGATAATTAGTGGTTTTATGCAATTGCTGCAAAATCATTTAAAAGGAACCTCAAAAGAAAAATATATTTCTTTATCACTTGCTGAGTTGAACCGGGTCAACAACCTGCTTACCGAGTTTTTACAACTGTCCAAGCCCGGTTATTCCAAACGTATCCCGTGTTGTATATCAAAAATTATCAACGACGTGGTCATGTTGATGGAAAGCGAAATATTCCGCCGCAACCTGGAAATCAACCTGGATATAACAAATGATTTGCCGGCTATTTCCGGGGATAGTGACCAGCTAAAGCAAGTGTTCCTGAACATCCTGAAAAACGCCCTTGAAGCCCTTCCCAATGGCGGCAAAATCTTTTTACATACTTCGCAAAGCAAGCATGAAGACTATGTAAAAGTTGTGATCAAAGATACAGGGGTAGGTATGGATGAGCAAACCATAGCTAGCATTTTCGACCCCTTTTTCACCACCAAGGAAAAGGGCACTGGACTCGGAATGTTCATAATTAAAAAAGTTATCGATAATCACGGGGGTCATCTTGATATACAAAGCAAACCGGGTAATGACACTACAGTGACGGTACTCCTACCGACAAGTTAA
- a CDS encoding 4-vinyl reductase, whose product MVSVSLTRNRAKIRCYDSFQVAVTHEYGQLYRSPQVICDLLRGFFAAYLSVIFEKEIICEEMVCQSTGAGYCEFLTLPLPKKLSLRRKTRAQRIKQ is encoded by the coding sequence ATGGTTTCTGTCAGCTTAACCCGCAACAGAGCCAAGATCCGGTGCTATGACTCCTTTCAAGTGGCCGTTACGCATGAGTATGGACAATTATATCGTAGCCCGCAGGTAATTTGTGACCTGCTGCGGGGATTCTTTGCCGCCTATCTAAGTGTAATCTTTGAAAAAGAGATTATTTGCGAAGAGATGGTCTGCCAGTCTACCGGGGCGGGTTACTGCGAATTCCTCACCTTGCCTCTTCCTAAGAAATTATCACTGAGGAGGAAGACCCGTGCCCAAAGGATTAAACAATGA
- a CDS encoding ATPase domain-containing protein translates to MTKIPTGIKGFDKLLYGGIVPGNSVLIEGVPGAMREHLLSFDVGTPAYEETGRLIFIDAYEEEGSTEKFALADH, encoded by the coding sequence TTGACCAAAATACCTACCGGGATAAAGGGTTTTGATAAGCTATTATACGGAGGAATTGTTCCTGGCAATTCAGTTTTGATCGAAGGGGTACCCGGTGCAATGCGTGAGCACCTGTTAAGCTTCGATGTCGGTACCCCTGCATATGAAGAGACAGGTAGACTGATTTTTATTGACGCTTATGAAGAAGAGGGTAGTACGGAAAAATTCGCCCTTGCCGACCATTAG